From the Oleiphilus messinensis genome, one window contains:
- the ffh gene encoding signal recognition particle protein, whose product MFENLTDRLSDSLRKITGQAKLTEDNIKDALREVRMALLEADVALPVVKSFIEDVKNRAVGQEVQRSLTPGQEFVKVVNAELVKVMGEACEDLKLNTQPPAVVLMAGLQGAGKTTSVAKLARFLKERRKKSVLVASADIYRPAAIKQLETLAGDVKATFFPSSSDQDPVDIAEGAIAEAKRKFIDVVIIDTAGRLHIDADMMTEIKRLHSAINPIETLFVVDSMTGQDAANTAKAFNDALPLTGVILTKADGDARGGAALSVRAITGKPIKFMGMGEKTDALEPFHPDRIASRILGMGDVMSLIEEAERKLDKGKAEKLTKKIKKGKSFDLEDFRDQLMQMKNMGGMAGLLDKLPGMGQIGKMAQEHVNDKMLTQMEAMINSMTPQERSFPDVISNSRKKRIALGSGTQIQDINRLLKQHKQMQKMMKKFSKKGSMANMMRGMKGMMPPGGGFPPMGRM is encoded by the coding sequence ATGTTTGAAAATTTAACCGATCGCCTGTCGGATAGTCTACGCAAGATTACCGGCCAGGCGAAATTAACCGAAGACAACATTAAGGATGCTCTGCGCGAAGTTCGTATGGCTCTGCTCGAGGCTGATGTTGCGTTGCCGGTTGTCAAATCGTTTATTGAGGATGTCAAGAACAGAGCTGTAGGGCAGGAAGTGCAGCGCAGCCTCACGCCAGGACAGGAATTTGTCAAGGTTGTAAATGCCGAGCTCGTGAAAGTCATGGGTGAAGCCTGTGAAGATCTTAAACTCAATACCCAGCCGCCCGCAGTGGTGTTGATGGCGGGCTTGCAGGGCGCAGGTAAAACCACTTCTGTCGCGAAGCTTGCCCGGTTCCTTAAAGAGCGTCGCAAGAAGTCTGTGTTGGTTGCGAGTGCTGATATATACCGGCCCGCGGCGATTAAGCAATTGGAAACGCTGGCGGGGGATGTAAAGGCCACGTTTTTTCCAAGCTCATCCGATCAGGATCCGGTGGATATTGCCGAGGGCGCGATAGCGGAGGCGAAACGTAAGTTCATCGATGTGGTTATTATCGATACCGCCGGTCGATTGCATATCGATGCGGATATGATGACCGAGATCAAGCGTCTTCATAGTGCGATCAACCCAATCGAGACACTCTTTGTTGTCGATTCAATGACCGGGCAAGATGCGGCCAATACTGCAAAAGCATTTAATGATGCCTTGCCGTTAACCGGGGTTATCCTGACCAAGGCGGATGGCGATGCGCGTGGTGGTGCTGCGTTGTCGGTGCGTGCCATCACTGGTAAGCCTATCAAGTTTATGGGGATGGGCGAAAAGACCGATGCTCTTGAGCCGTTTCACCCCGATCGTATAGCTTCCCGGATTTTGGGGATGGGGGACGTGATGTCCCTGATCGAGGAGGCGGAGCGCAAGCTGGATAAAGGAAAGGCCGAGAAGCTCACCAAAAAGATCAAGAAAGGTAAGAGTTTTGATCTGGAAGACTTCCGCGATCAGCTGATGCAAATGAAAAATATGGGGGGCATGGCTGGTTTGCTGGATAAGCTGCCTGGGATGGGGCAGATCGGCAAAATGGCGCAAGAGCATGTCAATGACAAAATGCTGACTCAGATGGAAGCGATGATCAATTCCATGACGCCTCAAGAACGCTCATTTCCAGACGTGATCAGTAATTCCCGCAAGAAGCGTATTGCGCTGGGCTCGGGCACGCAAATTCAGGATATTAATCGTCTGTTGAAGCAGCATAAGCAGATGCAGAAAATGATGAAAAAGTTCTCCAAAAAAGGCTCGATGGCCAATATGATGCGAGGCATGAAGGGGATGATGCCGCCTGGTGGAGGTTTTCCTCCGATGGGTCGCATGTAA
- the rpsP gene encoding 30S ribosomal protein S16: protein MVTIRLARGGSKKRPFYHLTVADSRNARNGRFIERVGFFNPIARGQEERLRIDRDRVQFWLERGAQTSDRVKSLLKQG, encoded by the coding sequence ATGGTTACAATCCGTTTAGCTCGTGGTGGCTCTAAGAAACGTCCATTTTACCACTTGACTGTTGCAGACAGCCGAAATGCACGTAACGGTCGTTTTATCGAGCGTGTTGGCTTCTTTAACCCAATCGCACGCGGCCAAGAAGAGCGTCTGCGCATTGATCGTGATCGCGTACAGTTTTGGTTGGAGCGTGGCGCTCAGACTTCTGATCGCGTTAAAAGCCTGCTGAAGCAAGGTTAA
- the rimM gene encoding ribosome maturation factor RimM (Essential for efficient processing of 16S rRNA): protein MKQSDANEYTVVGKITTAYGVKGWVKIFSFTDPIENILKYKHWVLQKPGIPGRSSNGQQNSCSVIKGKHHGKGVVALLEGCQNRDDALALQGAEIAVRKQELPELDAGEFYWHQLEGLAVVLEEGVKLGRVDHLIETGSNDVLIVKPTPDSMDDKERLIPYLPDQVIKSVNLESGLLTVDWDPEF, encoded by the coding sequence TTGAAACAATCCGATGCGAATGAATACACTGTTGTTGGAAAGATAACCACGGCCTATGGTGTTAAAGGTTGGGTTAAGATATTTTCCTTTACCGATCCAATCGAGAATATCCTGAAGTACAAGCACTGGGTGCTTCAAAAGCCAGGAATTCCGGGTCGGAGCAGTAACGGACAGCAGAACAGCTGTTCGGTTATAAAAGGTAAGCATCATGGTAAAGGTGTGGTAGCTCTGCTTGAAGGGTGCCAAAACCGGGATGATGCTCTGGCCTTACAGGGTGCAGAAATTGCAGTTCGCAAACAGGAATTGCCCGAGCTGGATGCAGGTGAGTTCTACTGGCACCAGCTGGAAGGGTTGGCCGTTGTGCTTGAAGAGGGTGTGAAGCTCGGTCGAGTCGATCACCTGATTGAAACCGGGTCGAATGATGTTTTGATTGTGAAGCCAACACCCGACAGCATGGATGACAAAGAACGATTGATTCCTTATCTTCCTGATCAGGTCATCAAATCCGTGAATTTGGAATCAGGGCTGTTGACAGTAGACTGGGACCCGGAATTCTAA
- the trmD gene encoding tRNA (guanosine(37)-N1)-methyltransferase TrmD — translation MWIGVVTLFPEMLRAVTDYGVTGRAIAQGRLQVNCWNPREFTEDRHRTVDDRPYGGGPGMLMKIDPLQKAIVTAKQSALARDGKTKSVPKVIYLSPQGKRLDQAGVNYLAELESMVLVAGRYEGVDERLIEAEVDEEWSIGDFVLSGGEIPAMALIDAVARMLPGTLGHEDSAIEDSFFSGLLDCPHYTRPEVFQDRQVPDVLLGGNHEKIRQWRLKQALGRTWGRRPDLLEHLTLTSEMKRLLDEYIREYSVVDE, via the coding sequence GTGTGGATTGGTGTTGTAACGCTGTTCCCTGAGATGCTTCGTGCCGTTACCGATTATGGTGTTACCGGGCGGGCCATTGCTCAAGGTCGTTTACAGGTGAACTGCTGGAATCCCAGAGAGTTCACTGAAGATCGACATCGCACCGTGGATGACCGGCCCTATGGTGGTGGTCCAGGAATGCTGATGAAGATCGATCCTTTGCAAAAGGCGATTGTCACTGCAAAGCAGTCTGCTTTGGCAAGGGATGGTAAGACAAAATCAGTACCTAAAGTGATTTATCTGTCTCCTCAGGGGAAGCGGTTAGATCAAGCCGGGGTAAATTACCTGGCTGAACTGGAAAGCATGGTACTGGTAGCTGGCCGCTACGAAGGTGTTGATGAGCGACTCATTGAGGCTGAAGTGGATGAAGAGTGGTCAATTGGTGACTTTGTATTGAGTGGCGGTGAAATTCCAGCCATGGCCCTGATTGATGCGGTAGCGAGAATGCTGCCTGGCACGTTGGGGCACGAAGATTCGGCAATAGAGGATTCTTTTTTCTCAGGTTTGTTGGATTGCCCTCACTACACGCGCCCGGAAGTATTTCAGGATCGACAGGTTCCTGATGTGTTGCTGGGTGGGAATCACGAGAAAATACGGCAGTGGCGGTTGAAACAAGCCTTGGGCCGAACCTGGGGTAGAAGGCCTGATTTATTAGAGCACTTGACACTTACCAGCGAGATGAAGCGTTTGCTCGATGAATATATACGGGAATACTCCGTAGTGGACGAGTAA
- the rplS gene encoding 50S ribosomal protein L19 yields the protein MSSKNSIITEIESAQMSKEIPEFGPGDTVVVQVKVKEGNRERLQAFEGVVIAKRNRGLNSSFTVRKISYGVGVERTFQTFSPIVDSIQVKRRGAVRQAKLYYLRELSGKAARIKEKLN from the coding sequence ATGAGCAGCAAGAACAGCATTATCACTGAGATTGAATCTGCACAAATGAGTAAAGAGATTCCTGAATTTGGCCCAGGTGATACTGTGGTTGTTCAGGTTAAGGTTAAAGAAGGTAACCGTGAGCGTCTTCAGGCGTTTGAAGGTGTTGTAATCGCAAAGCGTAACCGCGGTTTGAATTCTTCTTTCACTGTTCGTAAAATCTCTTACGGTGTTGGTGTAGAACGTACTTTCCAAACTTTCAGCCCGATCGTAGACAGTATTCAGGTTAAGCGTCGTGGTGCGGTTCGTCAGGCGAAGTTGTACTACTTGCGCGAGCTGAGTGGTAAAGCAGCACGTATCAAAGAAAAACTGAACTAA
- a CDS encoding thioredoxin fold domain-containing protein yields the protein MRIRLSAITLASAMLAAPVMAGDLESAQQQITSKLSKAIPGLEIKAISDSVLPGLFEVQSNNDQMLYVTQDASHFVVGDVYQVAANELVNVTEKKREALRADALNAIPEQDMIVFAPEKTKATITVFTDIDCVYCRKLHQDVPRLNELGIKVRYLAYPRAGLQSPSYSKAVSAWCAGDPQQALTDAKAGKSIPGKTCENSIKAQFELGQKVGVTGTPAIILESGELVRGYLPADSLAKGMGIL from the coding sequence ATGAGAATTAGATTGTCGGCAATAACCTTGGCTAGTGCAATGTTGGCGGCGCCTGTTATGGCGGGAGATCTTGAATCTGCGCAACAGCAAATCACATCCAAGCTATCGAAAGCCATTCCTGGTCTTGAAATAAAGGCAATTAGTGATTCTGTGTTGCCTGGATTGTTTGAGGTTCAGTCCAATAACGATCAAATGTTGTATGTTACTCAAGATGCTAGCCATTTTGTTGTGGGTGATGTCTATCAGGTTGCTGCAAATGAGTTGGTTAATGTTACTGAGAAAAAGCGTGAAGCGCTTCGTGCAGATGCTTTAAACGCAATCCCTGAGCAGGATATGATTGTGTTTGCGCCGGAGAAAACCAAAGCCACAATCACTGTATTTACAGATATAGATTGTGTGTATTGTCGCAAACTGCACCAGGATGTTCCTCGTTTGAACGAGTTGGGTATCAAGGTGCGTTATCTGGCCTATCCGCGAGCAGGCTTGCAGTCGCCATCATACTCTAAGGCCGTTTCTGCATGGTGTGCGGGTGACCCCCAGCAAGCTTTGACTGACGCCAAAGCCGGTAAGAGCATTCCAGGTAAAACCTGTGAAAACTCGATCAAGGCGCAATTTGAGTTGGGCCAGAAAGTCGGCGTGACAGGCACGCCTGCTATCATTTTGGAGTCTGGCGAGCTGGTGCGTGGCTATCTCCCTGCTGATTCACTGGCAAAAGGTATGGGGATCTTGTAA
- the alaC gene encoding alanine transaminase: MVAVPLFFLPASEFVAVFWHNYQFDYRPNAVSSQFSRIERLPPYVFNIVGELKKAARARGEDIIDFGMGNPDQPTPRHIVEKLAETAQRGDTHRYSQSKGIPRLRKAICNWYKTRYDVDLDFETEAIVTIGSKEGLAHLALATTAPGDAILVPNPSYPIHPYGFVIAGADIRHVPLTDDVDFFAELEKAIVDSWPKPKMLVLNFPGNPTTQCVELEFFEKVVAIAREHNIWVVQDIAYADIVFDGYKAPSILQVEGAKEIAVEFFSLSKSYNMPGWRVGFCCGNATLIAALARIKSYLDYGTFTPIQVAAIAALEGDQSCVEEIRKMYLARRDVLCQGLNSIGWSITPPKATMFVWAKIPEPYLEMGSLEFSKKLLQEAKVAVSPGVGFGHYGDDHVRFALIENEHRTRQAIRGIKAMFKADGVA; this comes from the coding sequence ATGGTTGCCGTACCGCTATTTTTCCTACCCGCCAGCGAGTTTGTTGCTGTCTTCTGGCATAATTATCAATTTGACTATAGGCCAAATGCTGTGTCTTCTCAATTTTCAAGAATAGAGCGATTACCCCCTTACGTTTTCAACATTGTTGGTGAGTTGAAAAAGGCTGCGCGAGCCCGAGGGGAGGACATAATTGATTTCGGTATGGGTAATCCGGATCAACCAACACCGCGACATATCGTTGAGAAGCTGGCCGAAACGGCGCAACGGGGTGATACGCACCGTTATTCGCAATCGAAAGGGATTCCTCGGTTGCGGAAAGCGATCTGTAATTGGTATAAAACCCGTTACGACGTGGATCTGGATTTCGAAACAGAGGCAATAGTTACCATTGGCTCGAAAGAGGGGCTTGCCCACTTGGCATTGGCGACTACAGCGCCCGGAGATGCTATTTTGGTGCCTAATCCTTCTTATCCTATTCATCCCTATGGCTTTGTCATCGCGGGGGCAGATATCCGTCATGTCCCACTTACTGATGATGTGGACTTTTTCGCCGAGCTGGAAAAGGCAATTGTCGATTCCTGGCCAAAACCAAAGATGCTGGTGTTGAACTTTCCGGGAAACCCGACCACACAATGTGTCGAGTTGGAGTTTTTCGAGAAGGTGGTGGCGATAGCGCGGGAGCATAATATCTGGGTTGTTCAGGATATAGCCTACGCTGATATTGTTTTTGATGGTTATAAAGCCCCATCCATATTACAGGTGGAAGGGGCGAAAGAGATTGCCGTCGAGTTTTTTTCTCTGTCCAAAAGTTATAATATGCCGGGTTGGCGAGTGGGTTTCTGTTGTGGAAATGCAACTCTGATCGCGGCACTGGCACGGATTAAGTCATACCTGGATTATGGGACCTTTACGCCGATTCAGGTTGCTGCCATTGCCGCCCTTGAAGGGGATCAGAGCTGTGTTGAGGAGATTAGAAAAATGTACCTCGCACGCAGAGATGTCCTGTGCCAGGGGCTAAATTCTATTGGCTGGTCAATTACCCCTCCAAAGGCGACGATGTTTGTTTGGGCCAAAATACCGGAGCCCTATCTGGAAATGGGCTCGTTAGAGTTTAGTAAAAAGCTGCTGCAAGAGGCTAAAGTGGCGGTGTCACCCGGTGTTGGGTTTGGTCACTATGGTGACGACCACGTGCGCTTTGCCTTGATAGAGAATGAGCATCGAACCCGGCAGGCGATACGCGGGATCAAGGCGATGTTCAAAGCGGATGGTGTCGCTTAG
- a CDS encoding homoserine dehydrogenase gives MKPVKVGICGLGTVGSGTVNVFRRNAKEIIGRAGCPIEIVQVGSRRRKDNCDLTGIDFSEDIFAVAKNPEIDIIVELIGGYDIAKELVLTAIENGKHVVTANKALIAVHGNEIFEAARAKGVVVAFEASVAGGIPVVKAIREGLAGNSIKWLAGIINGTGNFILTEMRDKGRAFDDVLKEAQELGYAEADPTFDVEGIDAAHKLTILASAAFGAPLQFDRAFTEGISNISTIDVDHAQELGYIIKHLGIARIHDNGMELRVHPTLVPADKLLAKVDGVMNAVLIDGDAVGQTMYYGAGAGSEATASAVLADIVDVARIINSGEAAAVPFLGFTQESIADINVLPIEDIQSAYYLRILAEDHPGVLAKVASILSEDGINIESVMQRETEEHQGKIPMMMLTHTVVEKQINEAICKIEALDDVIGDVVKIRVELFKD, from the coding sequence TTGAAACCGGTAAAAGTGGGCATTTGTGGACTGGGTACCGTTGGCAGCGGTACTGTGAACGTGTTTCGTAGAAACGCGAAGGAAATTATTGGCAGAGCAGGATGTCCCATTGAGATTGTGCAGGTGGGGTCCCGCCGACGCAAAGACAACTGCGATCTGACCGGAATTGACTTTTCTGAAGATATTTTTGCAGTTGCGAAAAATCCTGAAATTGACATCATTGTTGAGCTGATTGGTGGCTATGATATTGCCAAAGAGTTGGTGTTGACTGCGATTGAAAATGGCAAACATGTAGTGACTGCCAACAAAGCACTGATTGCTGTGCATGGTAACGAAATTTTTGAAGCGGCTCGGGCTAAAGGCGTGGTTGTTGCGTTTGAAGCCTCAGTTGCTGGTGGCATCCCGGTGGTTAAAGCAATTCGGGAAGGTCTGGCCGGAAACAGCATTAAGTGGCTCGCCGGTATCATCAACGGCACAGGCAACTTTATATTGACCGAGATGCGCGATAAAGGCCGTGCATTTGATGATGTATTAAAAGAAGCCCAAGAACTGGGGTACGCCGAAGCTGATCCGACTTTTGATGTTGAAGGTATTGATGCTGCGCACAAACTGACGATATTGGCGTCTGCCGCGTTTGGTGCACCATTGCAATTTGATCGGGCTTTCACTGAGGGAATCAGTAATATCAGCACAATCGATGTTGATCATGCTCAAGAGTTAGGGTACATCATTAAGCATTTGGGTATCGCACGCATTCATGATAACGGTATGGAGCTGCGTGTTCATCCGACTCTGGTTCCAGCGGATAAACTATTGGCCAAAGTCGATGGCGTTATGAATGCGGTTTTAATCGATGGTGATGCGGTTGGTCAAACAATGTACTATGGTGCTGGTGCCGGTTCTGAGGCGACAGCGTCTGCGGTTCTGGCCGATATTGTCGATGTAGCACGTATTATCAATAGTGGTGAAGCGGCGGCGGTGCCATTCCTCGGATTTACTCAGGAAAGCATTGCGGATATTAATGTGTTGCCAATCGAGGATATTCAGTCTGCCTACTACTTGCGTATTCTGGCTGAGGATCACCCTGGTGTGTTGGCAAAAGTAGCTTCTATCCTGAGCGAGGATGGCATTAACATTGAGTCAGTGATGCAGCGTGAAACAGAAGAACACCAAGGAAAAATTCCGATGATGATGTTGACTCACACTGTGGTCGAAAAGCAAATCAATGAAGCCATTTGCAAAATTGAGGCGCTGGACGACGTAATAGGTGATGTGGTCAAGATTCGGGTTGAGCTGTTTAAAGACTGA
- the thrC gene encoding threonine synthase, translated as MKYISTRGNAEALTFEDVLLTGLASDGGLYVPESLPRFTLEEIESWRGLSYAKLAFNVMYPFVEGSIPEDEFRTMIEDTYAGFAHNAVAPLTQLDANEWVMELFHGPTLAFKDFALQLLGRLLDYVLTKRNQRAVILGATSGDTGSAAIEGCRRCKNVDIFILHPYQRVSDVQRKQMTTITGDNIHNIAVKGNFDDCQSMVKASFNDQSFLSGKTSLVAVNSINWARIMAQIVYYFSASLALGGPHRSISFSVPTGNFGDIFAGYLARNMGLPINQLVIATNRNDILHRFMSQNRYEVEALEHTLSPSMDIMVSSNFERLLFDLYGRDGQALQGVMDAFKQGSASIDDHRWKNARVLFDSYTVDDEQTCATIKQVFEETEELLDPHTAIGVKSARECRRDAQVPMVTLGTAHPVKFPEAVEKSGVGVAPELPHHMADLFDREERYTVLENDLAAVQAFVQENMNA; from the coding sequence GTGAAATACATAAGTACACGTGGCAATGCAGAAGCATTGACGTTTGAAGATGTGTTGTTGACGGGGTTGGCCTCCGATGGCGGTTTATATGTCCCAGAATCTTTGCCACGGTTTACGTTGGAAGAAATTGAATCCTGGAGGGGATTGTCTTACGCGAAACTGGCCTTTAATGTCATGTACCCGTTCGTGGAAGGTTCTATCCCTGAAGATGAATTTCGAACGATGATTGAGGACACATATGCTGGCTTTGCGCATAATGCGGTCGCACCATTGACTCAATTGGATGCGAATGAATGGGTGATGGAGTTGTTCCATGGACCTACTCTGGCGTTTAAGGACTTTGCTCTGCAATTATTGGGTCGCCTGCTGGATTATGTACTCACCAAACGGAATCAGCGCGCTGTGATTTTAGGCGCGACCTCCGGAGATACTGGTTCTGCGGCGATTGAAGGTTGCCGACGCTGCAAAAATGTCGATATTTTTATACTGCACCCGTATCAGCGTGTTTCAGACGTACAACGTAAGCAGATGACCACGATCACAGGCGATAACATTCATAATATCGCCGTGAAAGGAAACTTTGATGATTGTCAAAGCATGGTAAAAGCCAGCTTCAATGATCAGTCGTTCCTGTCTGGAAAAACCAGTCTGGTGGCGGTAAATTCCATTAACTGGGCGCGAATTATGGCTCAGATCGTGTATTATTTTTCCGCTTCACTGGCTCTGGGTGGTCCTCACCGCAGTATTTCCTTCAGCGTTCCTACAGGGAACTTTGGTGATATTTTTGCGGGTTATCTGGCGCGTAATATGGGTCTGCCAATCAATCAACTGGTTATTGCGACCAATCGCAATGACATTTTGCACCGCTTTATGAGTCAGAATCGCTACGAAGTTGAGGCATTGGAGCATACCTTGTCTCCAAGTATGGACATCATGGTATCCAGTAATTTTGAGCGCTTGCTGTTCGATCTTTATGGTCGTGATGGTCAGGCGTTGCAAGGTGTTATGGACGCCTTCAAGCAAGGTAGCGCAAGTATCGATGATCACCGGTGGAAGAATGCACGGGTATTATTCGACAGTTACACTGTCGATGATGAACAGACTTGTGCAACCATCAAGCAGGTATTTGAGGAAACGGAAGAGTTACTCGACCCCCATACAGCAATCGGTGTGAAGTCAGCGCGAGAATGTCGCCGTGATGCGCAGGTACCGATGGTCACATTGGGCACAGCACATCCTGTCAAGTTCCCGGAAGCGGTTGAGAAATCAGGAGTAGGGGTTGCACCGGAACTTCCACACCATATGGCTGACTTGTTTGATCGTGAAGAGCGTTACACTGTTCTGGAAAATGATCTTGCGGCGGTTCAGGCTTTTGTTCAGGAAAACATGAACGCTTGA
- the recJ gene encoding single-stranded-DNA-specific exonuclease RecJ, giving the protein MTVKKRIVRRPPVSDGHWSIDLPETLKQIYLSRGVTSCADVDLSLSGLIPPGNLRHGQQAANLIADAIVARRKILLVGDYDCDGATSTAVAIRLLRSMGALKVNYLVPNRFEFGYGLSPQIVELALSDKPDLIITVDNGISSIEGVASANSHGISVIVTDHHLPGDSLPEADAIVNPNQNGCDFPSKAAAGVGVIFYVMSLLRAELRARQWFAAQGLPEPNLAEVLDIVALGTVADVVPLDRNNRILVEQGLKRIRAGKAHPGVLALIAVAGRDYQRVVATDLGFAVGPRLNAAGRLDDISVGIECLLSDSAERAQTLAEMLNAYNEDRKAIEVSMQKEAFAEVEQRLSTGEDLPWGLCLYDDSWHQGVTGLLAARVREKVHRPVVVFAPADDGVMWKGSGRSIPGFHLRDALDRVATLNPGLIDKFGGHAAAAGLSVAEDKLSEFCTQFDRVTREWLSEDDLSAVILSDGELPPEALTLDFAEQLRAAGPWGQAFPEPVFDGVFAVVQAKVVGQRHCKLVLDSGQGALVDAIQFNSPWAGQTLPDRVRVAFKLDVNRYRNQSNLQFIVDYLEASELPGR; this is encoded by the coding sequence GTGACTGTAAAAAAACGAATTGTTCGTCGACCTCCTGTTTCCGATGGGCATTGGTCAATTGATTTACCCGAAACTTTAAAACAAATTTACCTATCTCGGGGTGTCACATCCTGTGCGGATGTTGATCTCTCGCTTTCTGGCCTTATACCGCCCGGTAATTTGCGTCATGGACAGCAGGCTGCGAATTTAATCGCCGATGCGATAGTCGCGCGACGAAAAATACTCTTGGTCGGTGATTACGATTGCGATGGTGCAACCAGTACGGCTGTGGCGATTCGTTTATTAAGGTCAATGGGGGCTCTAAAGGTTAACTATCTGGTGCCCAATCGTTTTGAATTTGGCTATGGATTGTCACCACAAATAGTAGAGCTGGCATTGAGCGATAAGCCCGACCTGATCATCACGGTTGATAATGGCATTTCCAGTATAGAAGGCGTGGCGAGCGCTAATTCACATGGTATTTCGGTCATTGTTACGGATCATCATTTGCCCGGAGATTCGCTGCCGGAAGCGGATGCAATTGTGAATCCCAATCAGAACGGTTGTGACTTTCCCAGTAAAGCCGCCGCCGGTGTAGGGGTTATATTCTATGTGATGAGTCTGCTGCGAGCTGAATTGCGCGCGCGTCAGTGGTTTGCGGCACAAGGCCTGCCCGAGCCGAATCTGGCGGAAGTGCTGGATATCGTAGCATTGGGGACGGTGGCGGATGTAGTACCTCTGGACCGAAATAATCGTATATTGGTCGAACAGGGACTGAAGCGAATTCGTGCCGGTAAGGCTCACCCTGGTGTTTTGGCATTGATTGCTGTTGCCGGACGGGATTACCAGCGAGTTGTGGCAACGGATCTCGGATTTGCTGTCGGTCCGAGGTTGAATGCGGCGGGACGTCTGGACGATATATCCGTTGGTATCGAGTGTTTGCTGTCTGATAGCGCTGAGCGAGCACAAACGTTGGCAGAAATGCTTAATGCCTACAATGAAGACCGCAAGGCCATTGAGGTTAGCATGCAGAAAGAAGCATTTGCCGAGGTGGAGCAACGCCTGAGCACTGGGGAAGATTTGCCATGGGGATTGTGCCTCTATGATGATAGCTGGCATCAAGGGGTTACCGGTTTATTGGCTGCACGGGTGCGCGAAAAAGTCCATCGACCTGTTGTGGTATTTGCGCCTGCTGATGATGGTGTAATGTGGAAAGGATCTGGCCGCTCCATTCCGGGCTTTCATCTGCGTGATGCACTCGACCGCGTTGCCACACTGAATCCAGGATTGATTGATAAATTTGGTGGCCATGCTGCTGCGGCTGGATTGAGCGTGGCGGAAGATAAGTTATCCGAATTTTGCACGCAGTTTGATAGGGTGACACGGGAGTGGTTATCGGAAGACGATTTATCTGCTGTGATTTTGAGCGATGGTGAACTGCCACCTGAGGCTTTGACATTGGATTTCGCAGAGCAACTGCGAGCAGCGGGCCCTTGGGGGCAGGCTTTTCCTGAGCCGGTATTTGATGGCGTATTCGCTGTTGTTCAAGCCAAAGTCGTGGGGCAACGGCACTGTAAACTGGTGCTGGATTCAGGGCAGGGAGCGCTCGTGGATGCCATTCAATTCAATAGTCCCTGGGCAGGCCAGACGTTGCCGGACCGAGTCCGGGTCGCGTTCAAGCTGGACGTTAACCGGTATCGTAACCAATCCAATCTACAGTTTATTGTTGATTATCTCGAGGCAAGTGAGCTTCCGGGTAGATAA